The Toxotes jaculatrix isolate fToxJac2 chromosome 14, fToxJac2.pri, whole genome shotgun sequence genomic interval ATTACTAGAACTAaaattcatcattattttttgaaCTTACTCTTTCTCTTTAGACTGCTTTTCCACCTTTGTTAGGCACTCCCACTTTTTTGTTGTCTGCTTCTTGCACATGACCAGGACcatgtctgtttttatctgaTGTAGGAAGaaaagtgcttttattttttaataaatcccCTAAATTTTTCTTCAGGAAATGGCAGatcaaaatcaaaaccaaaagTAAAATGCAAAGACAACactgaaagacaagaaaagggACATCAACATAGCCAGCTAGATTTGTTTTGGGCAACACCCTGGTCGTTAGACAATGACCTTAAGTCAGTACAGTACATTAGAGTCTACTttctgccctctagtggcaAAACAGTTCTAAACGAGTCACATCAGaccacaacacaacagccaATGACTTGCGTCACCTTCtatcaaaaaatacaaactttccATTTGAACATGTGTATCTGCTTTATTCACCTTTTTGTAGCTTTCCTTCTCATCGATTGGATATAACAGATTGAGAACTGTCATCTGATGGTTTTTCCCATCTAGATCCTTTACCAGAACAGAAAATGACCTGCAACAATAGAGGAAATGAGcaaataaaattgtatttcCAGTAACACATCATGTAGAaatgtatatgtctgtgtgctAATTATCACCTTACCTTTCTGTGAAGTTAACTTCCACATTTTCTGATGGAATTTTGTGCACATCCTTGAGTGTAAGGTAAATTTTGACAAATTTCTCTGACTGGTCCCAGGCTGCAGAGGAAATATGATAAAAAAGCGTGAAGAACTTTCAAACACTTTGGTAGGTCTTCCAAACCCAAAcaccttctttctttttgacaTTAGTTTGATAGTGAGCAATGGCCCCATACCATAGTTGGTGATCTTGACTGTGTATGCTGCTTTGGAGGCTGCAGAGGGGTCAGCTTGTTTCCTGGCCTGTTGCTCCTTCAGTTGTTGTTTGACTGCAAGCTCCTTCTCCACcttcttctgctcctgtttCAGCAGTTCCTGcactcttttcctctctgaccTTTCCAAGAGTGACTTCAGCTCCATCAAGTCTGCCTTCAGCTGGCTGATCTGCATTGAGGAAAGCATTACACCACTGAGAAATCCAGATCCTTGGATTAGACAGTTTGACATCTTATTTAGATGATTCATACCCGCACAGATCATTACACTATGGTATATATTCCAgggctgaagctgctgctccaTTAGTTGATCAGAAAACAACTAATTTTAATGAAGTCATTGATATGTCATATCTCAAGATAGAAATACTTTGCCTAACAAAGATTGCacagtgtttcttttatttcactttaataaAGTAgacttttatttaagttttgaagaaaaaaatcttgtcAAAATAAGGACATGTGCACATCAAACAAATTTTGGGGCCAAATATGTTACACCTCATTTACCTAGAAGCAAACAATCTTGAAAGCTGGAATTCAACCTCTGGCCACTGGTTGATTAGAACATATTCAAGAGGTAAACAAATAGCGTGATCTAGATGATTTAAGAGAACTGATTCTCTATGTAATGGATCAAAGAAAACTATGTGATGAACACTATCAGAAAGTGGAATGTATGCTtaatttttatgtgtttaaagcTTGCATTCATACATTGAGAGAATCAATGGAGGAAAAAGTTATTTATggtaatattttttattttagtcttgTGAATAAAATGTACTGCCTCCTTGGAGTTGACACACTCGAAGCAAGTCCACTAACGTGTTACTACACATGAGAGAAGCTCTGGTAGTTGGCTGGCATAATATGGCAGAAACCGTACCCTGTGCTTCGCTACCAAATAAACTCTTGGATCCCATTACATGAAATGACGCCCAAAAGTTTCGCGAATCTCTCCACTTTAATTTCGATGTCACGAAGACAATTACTGGGCTTTGACGTTACCCAACATTAGCTGTGTTAGCATCACGTTGCTAGAATGTTCTGGCAAACTCCAATGAAAGCAAGCTTTGTGCGAGCTAGCTAACTACTGATAAACACCGCCAAACGTGACTAAGCAGTTATCACCTGTGGCAAATCCCCGTTCAAGGTTAGTTATAAAAATGTTCATGCTCTCTGAAActacagataaaaaaacaactgatatCACTTTGCCGGTTAGCGATGGCTTGCTAACCAGCTACGTCAGCTAACATAGCATTGCTCCAAGAGGAATCATGTAAATTCAGTCCCCTCCGCACTGTCAGAGTATACGAAACAGAATAAACCCATGCTGTTTACCTGTTCGGTTAGATCCATTTAAGGTTTTTTTCAGTTATGCTAGTTTGAttaagaaaaaatgtttatattgcCCTCTCTGTTCTGCTCCGCTTGGCTCTGAGTCTACGGcgcgtcttcttcttcttctttttctacatATTCATGTACCGCTACTTAATTCTTCTTCGTCGTATTCTCCGTTTGCCAGTCTGTAAAATCACTACCGCCACCCTCCGGCCGGAAGGGCTGATAGACATCAAGTATAAGAAACTAAACTTCCTATTTTAAGTAGTTCAttacatgactttatgttttACTATGCGTTTCATGCTAAACATTTTAGCATAATTTGGACGGATGCAGAGATTTGCTGCACCAATCACCTCACACCATGTCTACAGAGTATGATCAAATataatgaatgtatttattgtttaaaaaatatgaatataaaattGTTTACTATATTATTATGTTTACTATAATATTAGCCAGTGAGAGATGTCTTGCTCAGTCAACACTTCTTGCTGATAGTGGAGGAAAATGCAGTACTGTATCTATACTAATAGCACTTTACAACATAGCTAATCTCTGCATCAGCTTCTACATTCtacaagaaaacacagataCCTGAAAAAGATTAGTAATGTGCAACAGTATTTATTCATCCATTTCCAAATACAGAAAGTTACATGGATATTTGCTCCACTTAATAGTCACGATAATTTTCTCTTTAAATACTAGGCATTTTGTCGTTGTTCATATTTAGAAGAGCCATGAGGAAACATGGACACACAATCTACACAAAGGATACCTTCCACACTTCTGTAGGTGGCGGTGGAAGTGTTTCATCATAGTCGATGTTCTTAAAGACTCCATACACTAATGATCCCATGTCACCATCTTGCCCTCTGGATCCCAGACATCTGGTTGTGATCAGCTAGATGACGGAAGACAATCCGACTCAGTCGCCACCTCCGCTTCACTCCCCGGGGTCGGGAAGTCATCACACACCTGTTGCGTATTCTCACAGGGCAGCTGTCTCGAGGTAGTGCTGCAATTTCTTTATCTGCCAACTCctgaaaagattttaaaactGATATcagcctttttttattttttaactttgaatAATTTGGAATAACTCTAGATATTGGTTTTCAATAATTACCTCACATACTGACCACAAAAGACTCACATTTGTGACAATTAACAAAATTCAGCTATTTTGAGATGTGCAAAGATGCAGGCTGCAATTTTTTCAATCAACCAATGATAGAAAAATTATACTGACTTAAATCATAAATGGCTTGTTTggtagagaaagaaatgaaccTACCTGAAGCTCTTTTGGCAGGATGGTGTTCTTTCTCAGTGCATTGATCCGTAGCCTCTCATCAGCATAGTCAAAAGCCATCTGCCTTCTCTTGACGTCCCTCAGCATCCTCCAGTCAACGTAGTAACTTCTCACCTGCTCCACAGCCCCCCAGCATGTCCTCAGTGCCTGTGCACAATGTTCCAGTAGTTACTGACAGCTAATGTCATGTGCACCACACAGAGTGACCTGAGCCTGCAGATTGTTGATTGAAAGCTATTGCAAAGGCGTAAATTTACCCAGGTGTAATACAAGCACAGCCCTACCAACTCAAAGCCCCaccaatatatatatttttttgcgTTTGATCACATCAACCCCGTGAAGAATGTTTCAGTTTTAACCCAGTCAGACGGCTCAGCTGCTGTtagctacaaacacacaaatctttAATTAACAACAGTATAAAAAGCGCTACTGGGAATTAGCCGCGAAGCTAACGTCAGAAAGCTACTTAGACCACTAACACCGTCAGCGTTgatttctctttccctctgtcgcACGTATGCGATACAGTCttaataaaaaacaacttaaacCCTATAATACCGCGCTGTAACAAGTAAGTTACCTGCTTCGGGCCGCAGACAGTGGAATAAAGGGCATTTAACCCCAAACATGCTATCCTGTGGGCTGCCATATTGGATTTGATTTGTTGTGCAAAACCACCGAAGGAGGATAAACCCATGAAAATATCGCCACCTGTTGACCAGGAGTATGGATCAGTCCCATCTTGGGATTATTATtgatgatcattttcattattggtGAATCTGTTTTAGCGTCCGCGGTGATGTTTTcatatgtcttgttttgtcagagtAACAGCCCAGTAACCAAATATGTTGAATTTACTATTATTAAAGACCAAGGAAACCTAAAACATACACATTTGAGAACCTGGAACCAGAGAATTTGACATTCTTCATTTAACAAAATGACTCAGAACTATTAATCAATAACCAAAATAGTTGacagttcattttctgttaattaactaatcaattaattgactagTTGACTAGCAGTTGCATCTTTAATCCCACCCATCTTTTTCAAAGTTGCAATCAGatttttagaattaaaaaaaaaaaaaagagactgaataCACATGACACAGAGAATATTCTGACAAACATTTgtcattcaaagaaaaaaatagagttGTATTTAACTCCATGGCCCTGCCAGTATTTTGTGCTCACAGTTGTCCATGGATAAACAgtgactttgtttttatttttatttattcagtgctTCTAGAATAAATCTCTCATGCTATCTTAAAGAAAACTAGAATATTATAAGTCTCTACAATGTTTCTATTGTGTTGGGTAGTGTtgtactgtttttattattttgtccactgtGTAAATAAATATCACATTGCACAACATCTCAGGAACATTTGAGGACGGTACAATTGAATTCTGACACAGCAATGTTTAGGTATGGAAAACTGTGTTTGACAGTGGTTGGTTTTTCATTAGCCAGCAGTGGTTGTGATTATTTTGCTTTGTCAGAGTTTGAAATTTGGGAGTAATCGGGAATCGGGAAGGTAGATATTACAGTAGAAGAGATCATGCTGCAAGTATAAGCACCCAATACCATGAGCAAACGGACAGTCTGAAGTTTATTTGGAGATATTTGATCACTAGATTAGGCCTATATTTGGTAACAACAATGATGGCATAAGTGAATGCTAGTTCAACACCTGCGCTACCTGGGCCTTTGCTACCTTAATTAAACTAATGATGGAGACAATCCATGGCTGCAGCAAATTTTTAAACTCTTGTGGTGCCACTTAAAAACCAACAGGTGGCAGTGTTGTTATgtgattttgaggtcatactcgCTCTCTCACTGTCCACCAAAGGAGCAATTCCCTAATCCTGCTGAATCTAAACCTTATGTCTGACTGAAATCTATTCTTTAATCTTCTGAAACTCAGACCCATCTTTACTCCCTTGACGGCCCCAACAATGAAACTCTTGTGTCTCCCTGGACACCCCTAACAATGAAACTCTTGTGTTTTAGGAGAGTACACACATAAAATGGAGCACTGTGGTCTTCTTTCAACATGCGGTTCAGCAGGACACTGTTCTACAAGTTTTTATAGAATAAGATTTAACAATAGCAGCAGATTCCATGAAAGTTTTCTTAAACAATCCCCATTATTTTGGAGCCTTGAGGGGGATGCTTTGGATAAATATTAACACATGACAGAGTGCAGACAGTATTTCCTCTATAAAGAGCAACTTTATGTAGCAGGCTGGAAAATCTGTACAGGCCTCTGACTGTttaattaaatgataaatgatagtAGATGAAGTGCATCAGTGTTGCTGACAGAAAGTGATATTTCTTAACCTCACATTCAGTGTAGAGCAAGTCTTCACAGAAGCCACTATAATTTGGTTTTGAAGCATCTTTGTTGTTGCATGAAATGACAGTATTACTTTCTGCTTTTCCATATTGTAAAATTTATGATAAATGCCAGCTGCCAGTGTGtgccaagaaaaataaaacgtTGTGTGGGTTGGCAAAAATGTCTTTCTGCAGGAGAGGTTTAAATTAATCAGACTTTAAACAACTTGACTGGAGTAAACAACAAGTTTCTACCTGATTAAATGATGTAAGGGCGAGGCTCTCTGCAGATGCATTATACAGTACTTATTTTTGAGCAAACTCATGCAAAAATAATTGTGCTAGctgacaaaatacaaaatcagtGAGAACATGTGCTGTACTGTTGACATAAACATGTGCATTCTTTGTCACTAATGCTGTGTTGAATATGCTATCTATCCCCAATTACTCAGTGTGAAGAGCTCTGCAGCCTTACTGTTTGACAGCACAAAGAATAGGAGTAAGAGGCTTATTATGACTCATAACAAATCCAGTGATGATGGCAATCATAAACATTTGAGCTGTTGTGTGGAGCCCAGAGTGCTTTGTGTTAAGGGAGCAACGGAGAGAAAGATTCTTTATACCTTATAAGAGCAGAGTAACAATACAGTCTCCTGTCAGCTGGCAACAAAGGAGCAATTAAATATAAAGATGTCATGTAGACATGTGTCTTAACTGCAGAGCAGTTGTGTGCCTTAAGGGGGATCAAGACCTCAGGCTGGATCATAGCAGAGACATGGGAGATGTTGGAACAAAGCCATGCAATATAAACCTGATGTGTTACCGAGGTAAGTTAAAATTACACAGCGGCGCAGCAGCCCCATCCATAAAAATGACAGCAGTGCAGAGAACATGGTCAAGACCATTCAGAAACCATTCAGTGTACTGGTTTCGCTGAGGCAGAATGTAGAATCTGAAACCAGATGAAACACTATTCATACTAACCTTGTTGTCAACCAATAGTGGCCATGTAATTTGATAGCCTGTCTGCACCCACATGGCATTTCACATGATTTTTCACACTGAAGGCATTTTATAGGCATCAGGGTGCATTATGGACCGCAAATTTTAGGCTTTATTATAAACCTAtgttcataaaaacacatttttaaaagtaatCGAAGTAATTCAAATGAATGAGTGCAATACTCCACTCCAAATGTAATGGAGTTGAAGCGTAAAGTGGAAAtgctcaagtaaagtacaaggcCCTCAAAACTGCAGTACCTGAGTGAATGCGCCTGGATACATTACATCACTAGTTCCCTGTTTAGTAGATTTACAGTCCTTCAGAAGTTGTACATGTTAAAAACACTGGCGAAAGGCTCATGCCTTTATGTGACACATTCAGACCAAGGGAAAGTTCTCTGTTTCTCTAGTACATCCCACACAGACAGCTGTCACCCACCAGCTAACCTCTCTGCTGTTCATCAACTATTCCATCTGCTATAGTGGTTTAGGCACTCTTTCATCCCACCCTAAACAAGATGGTTATGGCAAACAAGCATCCTGTGGCTGATCAAACCTTAGACTTGATTACATACCACGTACCACAAAGAGGTGAATGTGTGACAGGAACATCATGTCTTCTATCCGTGTGGTTGTTTGGGAGTGTTTGATTCAGAAACAACTTTATTTTAGGAGGGATAAGGCAAGGTGGCACATTCACTCTTATTGTTTAGGTGTCCTGCCATTCATATCTCTCTACTCTGTTGATGAAATGTAAGAAAgatgcagataaacacacacacacacacacacacacacacacacacacacacacacacacacacacacacaaccacacacacacacagtgaaacaaatctAAATTCCAGGGTTGACATGAGCGTGTCTACCAGTGACATTTTTACAGGCACAAGTCAGCTTGTAAACAATACACAAAGTGTTGTCTTTCTCACTGGGCAGGCTTGTCCACTTTTGACCTAACTGCGTGACTGACCTGTGAACATAAATCAGACAAAGTCCACATCATCAGATGGCGGGAGCAAGTTCATggagaaataaatattaataaaactTAACAAAGCTTAACTTTGGCATCTTGGttaaaatgtgatctcagttgGGATTGTTCAAGGCCATAGTATAGCATCACATCTCAGCATGTCATCCTCTGGTAGCTCAAATATTTGAAACCAGTGTGGAGTGCAGTCATCTACAGCtgccaaaacaaaatgttccttATATTTCTATACAATAACATAATATTATATGGGGCCATAATGTGATGGAATTtggcaacaaaaacagagatgcCTTTCTGAAAAACTTTGGATTACCAACTCCAGCCATGAtcctaatatttttttatattataaatCATACAAGCCGGTCACAATTTCTAACACAGGCACATCTAACATTTGGGCACATCTTAACTCACAATTAATGTCTGTTTTAAATCTTTCCCCCTTTTTTATCTGCTAATGGAGAGAAACtgatttaatttgtttcatTGCATTTCAGCATGTTTCAAGCATTTTTTAAAGAGTAAATGCAGAACCACATGGAAAGACTGT includes:
- the mrps14 gene encoding 28S ribosomal protein S14, mitochondrial — protein: MAAHRIACLGLNALYSTVCGPKQALRTCWGAVEQVRSYYVDWRMLRDVKRRQMAFDYADERLRINALRKNTILPKELQELADKEIAALPRDSCPVRIRNRCVMTSRPRGVKRRWRLSRIVFRHLADHNQMSGIQRARW
- the LOC121192575 gene encoding calcyclin-binding protein; the protein is MDLTEQISQLKADLMELKSLLERSERKRVQELLKQEQKKVEKELAVKQQLKEQQARKQADPSAASKAAYTVKITNYAWDQSEKFVKIYLTLKDVHKIPSENVEVNFTERSFSVLVKDLDGKNHQMTVLNLLYPIDEKESYKKIKTDMVLVMCKKQTTKKWECLTKVEKQSKEKDKPSIEENADPSEGLMSMLKKIYAEGDDEMKRTINKAWTESQEKKIRGEDMMDF